From a single Falco peregrinus isolate bFalPer1 chromosome 10, bFalPer1.pri, whole genome shotgun sequence genomic region:
- the SCP2 gene encoding sterol carrier protein 2, whose protein sequence is MQRRVFVVGVGMTKFTKPNEESADYPDMAKEAGQAALSDAGIPYSAVQQACVGYVYGDSTCGQRAIYHGLGLTGIPIINVNNNCATGSTALFVARQLVEGGLADCVLALGFERMAKGSLASGFSDRTSPIDKHLEIMINKYGLATAPVAPQMFASAGKEHMEKYGTNPEYFAKIAWKNHSHSTKNPYSQFQQEYTLDEVLHSRKIFDYLTILQCCPTSNGAAAAILASEEFVKRYKLQPKAVEILAQVMATDYPSTFEENSCIKMVGYDMTKKAAEKCFEKAGLKPADVDVIELHDCFSVNEFITYEALGLCPEGKACDLIDRGDNTYGGKWVINPSGGLISKGHPLGATGLAQCAELCWQLRGLAGRRQVPGAKVALQHNLGIGGAVVVTLYGMGFPGAASTDRLAAVPLSAAVDGFKSHLVFKEIEKKLQEEGEQFVKKIGGVFAFKIKDGPGGKEATWVVDVKNGKGSVAVNSDKKADCTITMADADLLALMTGKMNPQTAFFQGKLKISGNMGMAMKLQNLQLQPGKAKL, encoded by the exons ATGCAGCGCCGGGTGTTCGTGGTGGGCGTCGGTATGACCAAG ttCACAAAACCTAATGAGGAGAGTGCTGATTACCCTGATATGGCTAAGGAGGCAG GCCAGGCGGCTTTAAGTGATGCTGGGATTCCGTATTCAGCAGTGCAACAGGCATGTGTTGGTTATGTTTACG GTGACTCAACCTGTGGACAACGGGCTATCTATCATGGTTTGGGTTTAACTGGCATTCCTATCATTAATGTTAACAACAACTGTGCTACTGGATCAACTGCTTTGTTCGTGGCCAGACAACTAGTAGAAGGAG gtttgGCAGATTGTGTTCTGGCACTTGGCTTTGAGAGGATGGCAAAAGGATCCCTTGCTTCAGGT ttttcagaCAGAACTAGTCCAATTGACAAACATTTGGAAATTATGATAAATAAATACGGCTTAGCAACCGCTCCAGTAGCACCTCAGATGTTTGCAAGTGCTGGGAAAGAACATATGGAGAAATATG GGACAAATCCAGAGTACTTTGCAAAAATTGCATGGAAGAATCATAGCCATTCAACTAAAAACCC GTATTCCCAGTTCCAGCAGGAGTACACATTAGATGAAGTTCTGCATTCTCGCAAAATTTTCGATTACTTGACTATCTTACAGTGTTG TCCAACATCAAATGGTGCCGCAGCTGCAATTTTGGCTAGTGAGGAGTTTGTGAAAAGGTACAAGTTGCAGCCCAAAGCTGTGGAAATTCTAGCCCAGGTGATGGCTACTGATTATCCAAGcacatttgaagaaaacagtTGTATAAAGATG GTTGGCTATGATATGActaaaaaagctgcagaaaaatgttttgaaaaagcagGCCTAAAACCTGCAGATGTTGATGTGATTGAACTTCATGACTGTTTCTCAGTTAATGAGTTCATTACCTATGAAGCTCTGGGACTCTGTCCAGAAG GAAAAGCATGTGACCTGATTGACAGAGGAGACAATACTTATGGAGGAAAATGGGTTATTAATCCTAGTGGTGGCTTGATTTCAAAGGGACACCCACTTGGTGCTACAG GCCTGGCGCAGTGCGCCGAACTCTGCTGGCAGCTGCGCGGCCTGGCCGGGAGGAGACAGGTCCCCGGGGCAAAGGTCGCGCTGCAGCATAACCTGGGCATCGGCGGGGCCGTGGTGGTGACCCTGTACGGCATGGGCTTCCCCGGAGCCGCCAG caccGACCGTCTTGCGGCTGTGCCTCTCAGCGCAGCTGTTGATGGATTTAAGTCACATTTGGTCTTcaaagaaattgaaaagaaGCTCCAAGAG GAAGGAGAACAATTTGTCAAGAAAATTGGTGGAGTCTTtgccttcaaaataaaagatggTCCTGGTGGGAAAGAAGCAACTTGGGTAGTAGATGTGAAAAATGGTAAAGGCTCTGTGGCAGTTAATTCAG ATAAGAAGGCGGATTGTACAATTACGATGGCTGACGCTGATCTGTTAGCGCTTATGACTGGCAAAATGAATCCTCAGACA gcATTCTTTCAAGGCAAATTGAAGATTTCTGGGAACATGGGCATGGCAATGAAACTTCAGAATCTACAGCTTCAGCCAGGCAAAGCTAAACTTTGA
- the ECHDC2 gene encoding enoyl-CoA hydratase domain-containing protein 2, mitochondrial isoform X2 has product MMATDSRCPHAPSRAPRRPRPRRDPSRTAAAEQRGGANAQWAGPARLPLPPPPLLPSPPVRREAPCCGWGGRAACCCAGVAEPPGPPRGGARRCWWARPAGSAALFSALEQLRFDEKVRVVVFKSEVKGVFCAGADLKERAKMDDEEVGYFVKRLRNLMDEIAALPVPTIAAIDGYALGGGLELALACDLRVAASSAKMGLIEATRGLLPGAGGTQRLPRCVGIGLAKELIFTGRQIDGEQAASVGLVNHAVPQNSEGDAAYQRALTLAEEILPQAPFAVKMGKLAINRGMEMLTL; this is encoded by the exons ATGATGGCGACGGACAGCAGGTGCCCGCACGCCCCCTcccgcgctccccgccggccgAGACCCCGCCGAGACCCCTCCCGGACAGCAgcagcggagcagaggggcGGGGCCAACGCCCAGTGGGCGGGGCCAGCGcgccttcccctccctccaccccctctCCTCCCATCGCCCCCCGTGAGGCGAGAGGCGCCATGCTGCGgctggggcgggcgggccgccTGCTGCTGCGCGGGGGTGGCGGAGCCCCCAGGgccgccccgcggcggggcgcggaggTGCTGGTGGGcgcggccggcggggagcgCAGCG CTGTTCAGTGCTCTGGAACAGCTCCGCTTTGATGAGAAGGTTCGTGTGGTGGTGTTCAAGAGCGAGGTGAAAGGTGTATTTTGTGCTG GTGCAGACTTGAAGGAACGTGCAAAGATGGATGATGAGGAAGTTGGATACTTTGTTAAAAGGCTGAGAAATCTCATGGATGAAATAG CTGCCCTGCCTGTACCCACAATTGCCGCAATAGATGGCTATGCTTTGGGTGGTGGACTAGAACTGGCGCTGGCTTGTGACCTTCGAGTAGCAG cttcatCAGCTAAAATGGGCCTTATTGAGGCTACAAGAGGGCTTCTTCCTGGAGCAG GTGGAACCCAGCGCCTGCCCAGATGTGTTGGAATAGGTCTTGCGAAGGAACTCATTTTCACTGGTAGGCAGATTGACGGAGAGCAAGCCGCCTCAGTGGGATTAGTAAACCACGCAGTGCCACAAAACAGTGAGGGAGACGCGGCTTACCAGAGAGCATTAACTTTGGCTGAAGAAATCCTTCCTCAG gctCCATTTGCTGTGAAAATGGGAAAACTGGCAATAAACAGAGGAATGgag atgCTAACACTGTAG
- the ECHDC2 gene encoding enoyl-CoA hydratase domain-containing protein 2, mitochondrial isoform X1: MMATDSRCPHAPSRAPRRPRPRRDPSRTAAAEQRGGANAQWAGPARLPLPPPPLLPSPPVRREAPCCGWGGRAACCCAGVAEPPGPPRGGARRCWWARPAGSAALFSALEQLRFDEKVRVVVFKSEVKGVFCAGADLKERAKMDDEEVGYFVKRLRNLMDEIAALPVPTIAAIDGYALGGGLELALACDLRVAASSAKMGLIEATRGLLPGAGGTQRLPRCVGIGLAKELIFTGRQIDGEQAASVGLVNHAVPQNSEGDAAYQRALTLAEEILPQAPFAVKMGKLAINRGMEVDIASGMAIEGMCYAQNIPTRDRQEGMAAFREKRPPRFIGK, encoded by the exons ATGATGGCGACGGACAGCAGGTGCCCGCACGCCCCCTcccgcgctccccgccggccgAGACCCCGCCGAGACCCCTCCCGGACAGCAgcagcggagcagaggggcGGGGCCAACGCCCAGTGGGCGGGGCCAGCGcgccttcccctccctccaccccctctCCTCCCATCGCCCCCCGTGAGGCGAGAGGCGCCATGCTGCGgctggggcgggcgggccgccTGCTGCTGCGCGGGGGTGGCGGAGCCCCCAGGgccgccccgcggcggggcgcggaggTGCTGGTGGGcgcggccggcggggagcgCAGCG CTGTTCAGTGCTCTGGAACAGCTCCGCTTTGATGAGAAGGTTCGTGTGGTGGTGTTCAAGAGCGAGGTGAAAGGTGTATTTTGTGCTG GTGCAGACTTGAAGGAACGTGCAAAGATGGATGATGAGGAAGTTGGATACTTTGTTAAAAGGCTGAGAAATCTCATGGATGAAATAG CTGCCCTGCCTGTACCCACAATTGCCGCAATAGATGGCTATGCTTTGGGTGGTGGACTAGAACTGGCGCTGGCTTGTGACCTTCGAGTAGCAG cttcatCAGCTAAAATGGGCCTTATTGAGGCTACAAGAGGGCTTCTTCCTGGAGCAG GTGGAACCCAGCGCCTGCCCAGATGTGTTGGAATAGGTCTTGCGAAGGAACTCATTTTCACTGGTAGGCAGATTGACGGAGAGCAAGCCGCCTCAGTGGGATTAGTAAACCACGCAGTGCCACAAAACAGTGAGGGAGACGCGGCTTACCAGAGAGCATTAACTTTGGCTGAAGAAATCCTTCCTCAG gctCCATTTGCTGTGAAAATGGGAAAACTGGCAATAAACAGAGGAATGgag GTTGACATTGCATCAGGGATGGCTATTGAGGGGATGTGTTATGCCCAG
- the ECHDC2 gene encoding enoyl-CoA hydratase domain-containing protein 2, mitochondrial isoform X3, giving the protein MLRLGRAGRLLLRGGGGAPRAAPRRGAEVLVGAAGGERSGIAEILMNRPHARNSLGKVFVNELFSALEQLRFDEKVRVVVFKSEVKGVFCAGADLKERAKMDDEEVGYFVKRLRNLMDEIAALPVPTIAAIDGYALGGGLELALACDLRVAASSAKMGLIEATRGLLPGAGGTQRLPRCVGIGLAKELIFTGRQIDGEQAASVGLVNHAVPQNSEGDAAYQRALTLAEEILPQAPFAVKMGKLAINRGMEVDIASGMAIEGMCYAQNIPTRDRQEGMAAFREKRPPRFIGK; this is encoded by the exons ATGCTGCGgctggggcgggcgggccgccTGCTGCTGCGCGGGGGTGGCGGAGCCCCCAGGgccgccccgcggcggggcgcggaggTGCTGGTGGGcgcggccggcggggagcgCAGCG GTATTGCTGAAATCCTAATGAACCGACCCCACGCGAGAAATTCATTGGGAAAAGTATTTGTAAATGAA CTGTTCAGTGCTCTGGAACAGCTCCGCTTTGATGAGAAGGTTCGTGTGGTGGTGTTCAAGAGCGAGGTGAAAGGTGTATTTTGTGCTG GTGCAGACTTGAAGGAACGTGCAAAGATGGATGATGAGGAAGTTGGATACTTTGTTAAAAGGCTGAGAAATCTCATGGATGAAATAG CTGCCCTGCCTGTACCCACAATTGCCGCAATAGATGGCTATGCTTTGGGTGGTGGACTAGAACTGGCGCTGGCTTGTGACCTTCGAGTAGCAG cttcatCAGCTAAAATGGGCCTTATTGAGGCTACAAGAGGGCTTCTTCCTGGAGCAG GTGGAACCCAGCGCCTGCCCAGATGTGTTGGAATAGGTCTTGCGAAGGAACTCATTTTCACTGGTAGGCAGATTGACGGAGAGCAAGCCGCCTCAGTGGGATTAGTAAACCACGCAGTGCCACAAAACAGTGAGGGAGACGCGGCTTACCAGAGAGCATTAACTTTGGCTGAAGAAATCCTTCCTCAG gctCCATTTGCTGTGAAAATGGGAAAACTGGCAATAAACAGAGGAATGgag GTTGACATTGCATCAGGGATGGCTATTGAGGGGATGTGTTATGCCCAG